A segment of the Anopheles cruzii chromosome 2, idAnoCruzAS_RS32_06, whole genome shotgun sequence genome:
ACGAGCGTGGAAAAAGAAGACCGAATTGATGCGCAAGGAAGAATGGGAAATCGAACTCGGGGAACCACTTCCCGTTGGTTTGAATAGCAACGAGTTAGTTTTACAAGAAGCTGCAACGGAACCATCGCTGCGGAAACGAATCACGAGGCACGCGATCGAATGGCGAATCAGAAACGTACCGTACACCCTATCTACCTTCAGCGTGACCTGCGATGGCGATAAGAAATCAGTGACGATAAGaacttcaaacaaaaaatatttcaaaactatatcCGTTCCCGAATTCGAACGATGCAACTACACTCCGAAGCAAGAAGATCTGAATGTTAAGCATCAGAACGCCACGCTTATTGTTACGGTATGGAGAAACGATGCAATAATCCACCATTTTGCAGATTACTTTTGGAGAAACGTAATTTACAACATTATTACTGTCTGCTTCCAGTACAAAAAACCACCCATTTTGTTGGCGATGGAGAAGGCTGTTTTGGAGGAGCTTCAGAACCTAGAAACGATGGAATATGATGCGTTCTAAAGCCATTGAGTGTAGTAGAAACACAAATAAAGACTTTTTCTTTCATGGAAAAGGAAGTGCACCTGCAAAATAAAATTTTTGCTATCTTCAAACCATACGGCCGATCCAAAAAGGCTGCACTAGTTTTTAGTACAATAAAATGCCGACACTCAGGACGCTCACAGCTGACAGGACATGAATGTTGTTTGCACTAAAGTTTAATGGTACGaatctcaaaaacacaataaattgTACACTTTTCAGTAACGGCCTCAGCCAAAGAAACATTCGTAAAATGCTGTTTGGCGACTCATTctcaatgtttttttgtttacattatttCCGTTTGAATCAATCGGCGTCAATGTGATTGAGTTCCTTTGCGGTCCGATTTGGGGGCTGCCAATCGTGAGAACCCGAATGcgaaacacacgcacataaCTAGATTG
Coding sequences within it:
- the LOC128268736 gene encoding protein DPCD — translated: MSYAHWLQLIRNAEKTSSLQGNVRQVHYRFPDGREMAEEYSTETGVIIRRAWKKKTELMRKEEWEIELGEPLPVGLNSNELVLQEAATEPSLRKRITRHAIEWRIRNVPYTLSTFSVTCDGDKKSVTIRTSNKKYFKTISVPEFERCNYTPKQEDLNVKHQNATLIVTYKKPPILLAMEKAVLEELQNLETMEYDAF